A genome region from Frankineae bacterium MT45 includes the following:
- a CDS encoding trk system potassium uptake protein TrkA, with product MKVAIAGAGAVGRSIARELLENRHDVLLIDKDANKITPRRVPGAEWILADACEVETLEHAGLQDYEVVIGATGDDKVNLVISLLAKTEFSVRRVVARINHPANEWLFTEAWGVDVAVSTPRVLAALVEEAVEVGDIVRLFSLRQGQANLIEITLSATAPCAGRSVRDLALPQDAALVAIIRNRRVISPTPEEPLEPGDELLFVAMPESEAAIRSVVCA from the coding sequence ATGAAGGTCGCCATCGCCGGAGCCGGCGCCGTGGGACGCTCGATCGCCCGTGAATTGCTGGAGAATCGCCACGATGTGCTCCTGATCGACAAGGACGCCAACAAGATCACCCCACGCCGGGTGCCCGGTGCCGAGTGGATCCTGGCCGACGCCTGCGAGGTGGAGACGCTCGAGCACGCCGGGCTGCAGGACTACGAGGTCGTCATCGGCGCGACCGGAGACGACAAGGTGAATCTGGTCATCTCGCTGCTGGCCAAGACCGAGTTCTCGGTGCGCCGGGTCGTGGCCCGGATCAACCACCCGGCAAATGAGTGGCTCTTCACCGAGGCGTGGGGAGTCGATGTCGCCGTCTCAACACCCCGGGTGCTCGCTGCACTCGTCGAAGAGGCGGTCGAGGTGGGTGACATCGTGCGCCTCTTCAGCCTCCGGCAGGGTCAGGCGAACCTCATCGAGATCACGCTCTCGGCGACTGCACCCTGCGCCGGGCGCTCCGTGCGTGACCTGGCCCTGCCGCAGGATGCGGCGCTGGTCGCCATCATCCGCAACCGGCGGGTCATCTCGCCGACTCCGGAGGAGCCGCTTGAGCCGGGCGACGAACTGCTCTTCGTCGCGATGCCGGAGTCAGAGGCCGCTATCCGCAGCGTCGTCTGCGCCTGA
- a CDS encoding trk system potassium uptake protein TrkA, protein MHIVIMGCGRVGSSLAQSLERLAHSVAVIDHNADAFRRLGEDFKGRTVVGVGFDRETLEAADIVSADAFAAVSSGDNSNIIAARVARETFGVSRVVARIYDAKRAEVYERLGIPTIATVPWTANRLLKGVLGEATAEEWRDPSGAVAMTQVTPHEGWVGHRLTEFESVTGARVGLITRFGTGELPNPSTLIQSGDALHMLTTDAHAELLSTTASNPPEGVSA, encoded by the coding sequence GTGCACATCGTCATCATGGGATGTGGACGCGTCGGATCGTCCCTGGCCCAGTCACTGGAGCGGCTCGCCCACAGCGTGGCCGTCATCGATCACAACGCCGACGCGTTCCGCCGCCTCGGCGAGGATTTCAAGGGACGCACCGTGGTCGGCGTCGGCTTCGATCGCGAAACGCTGGAGGCGGCTGACATCGTCAGTGCCGACGCCTTCGCCGCGGTCAGCAGCGGCGACAACTCCAACATCATCGCGGCCCGCGTCGCCCGTGAGACGTTCGGCGTATCCCGCGTCGTCGCCCGCATCTACGACGCCAAGCGCGCCGAGGTCTACGAGCGCCTCGGCATCCCCACCATCGCCACCGTTCCGTGGACGGCGAACCGTCTGCTCAAGGGTGTCCTCGGCGAGGCGACGGCGGAGGAGTGGCGTGACCCGTCGGGCGCCGTCGCGATGACTCAGGTGACACCGCACGAGGGTTGGGTCGGGCACCGGCTCACCGAATTCGAGTCGGTCACCGGAGCCCGGGTCGGCCTGATCACCCGCTTCGGCACGGGAGAACTCCCGAACCCCTCCACTCTCATCCAGTCCGGCGACGCGCTGCACATGCTCACCACGGACGCGCACGCCGAACTACTCAGCACCACGGCGTCCAACCCGCCCGAAGGAGTATCCGCATGA
- a CDS encoding amino acid/polyamine/organocation transporter, APC superfamily: MTVVTRVAKRLIIGRPVRSDRAGHSLLPKRLALPIFASDALSSVAYATQEIILVLTLAGTAYLFLAPWLAAAVVLLLLTVVASYRQLVVAYPTGGGDYEVATKNIGRPAGVIVASALLVDYVMTVAVSVSSGVDNIISAEPSLDKHRVLMALGFVVLLAAMNLRGLKEAGATFALPTYAFAVGVAIMIITGLFKTFVGHPPVAESAHYQIVPQSGYSSMGALALIFFALRAFASGCTALTGVEAIANGVPAFKPPKAKNARTTLLLMGGLAATMFAGITVLSVVSKIKIVDSNDTCDLIGFVDCHNTPQRTVIAQLASSIFGGPHSVGFYYIQAATALILILAANTAFNGFPLLGSILAQDRNLPRQLHTRGDRLVYSNGVIMLAVVAGALIAIYSADSTRLIQLYIVGVFTSFTLGQTGMVRHWNRSLRSERDPMVRARIQRSRLINTIGASMTGLVLVIVTATKFTKGAYLVLIAMPLLYLLMRGINKHYSRVSRELDAPVAGLTLPARNHVVVLVSKLHKPTLRALSYARATRPDTLTALTVSMDDEETRSLLADWERHDLPVPLTIIESPFREVTTPVVDYVRKLREDRPNDVVSVFIPEYVVGHWWEHLLHNQSALRLKGRLLFQPGVMVTSVPWQLASSQLSADAEPTLTPPGFAVEKVAPPEAASVVVTDGSAGPPSAR, from the coding sequence GTGACCGTAGTGACGAGAGTTGCCAAACGCCTGATCATCGGCCGCCCGGTGCGCTCCGACCGCGCCGGGCACTCGCTGCTCCCCAAGCGGCTGGCACTGCCGATCTTCGCCAGCGATGCTCTCTCCAGCGTGGCCTACGCAACCCAGGAGATCATCCTGGTGCTGACCCTGGCCGGGACGGCGTACCTCTTCCTGGCGCCGTGGCTGGCGGCGGCCGTCGTCCTGCTGCTGCTCACCGTCGTCGCCTCCTACCGTCAGCTCGTCGTGGCCTACCCGACCGGCGGCGGCGACTACGAAGTCGCGACCAAGAACATCGGCCGGCCGGCCGGCGTGATTGTGGCGAGCGCGCTGCTGGTCGACTACGTGATGACTGTTGCCGTCTCGGTCTCCTCCGGCGTGGACAACATCATCTCGGCTGAACCGTCGCTGGATAAGCATCGCGTCCTGATGGCCCTGGGCTTCGTCGTGCTGCTGGCCGCGATGAACCTCCGTGGGTTGAAGGAGGCCGGGGCGACCTTCGCGCTGCCGACGTATGCGTTCGCCGTCGGGGTGGCGATCATGATCATCACCGGTCTCTTCAAGACCTTCGTCGGGCATCCGCCGGTGGCCGAGAGCGCCCACTACCAGATCGTCCCGCAGTCGGGCTACAGCTCGATGGGGGCGCTCGCGCTGATCTTCTTCGCCCTGCGCGCCTTCGCCTCCGGCTGTACGGCGCTCACCGGGGTCGAGGCGATCGCCAACGGTGTGCCCGCTTTCAAGCCGCCGAAGGCGAAGAACGCCCGCACCACCCTGCTGCTGATGGGTGGGCTCGCCGCCACGATGTTCGCCGGGATCACGGTGCTCTCGGTGGTGAGCAAGATCAAGATCGTCGACTCGAACGACACCTGCGATCTGATCGGCTTCGTCGACTGCCATAACACCCCGCAGCGGACGGTCATCGCGCAGCTGGCCTCCTCGATCTTCGGTGGCCCGCATTCGGTCGGTTTTTACTACATCCAGGCCGCCACCGCCCTCATCCTCATCCTGGCCGCCAACACCGCATTCAACGGCTTCCCGCTGCTCGGCTCGATCCTGGCCCAGGACCGGAACCTGCCGCGCCAGTTGCACACCCGCGGCGACCGGCTCGTCTACAGCAACGGCGTGATCATGCTCGCGGTGGTGGCCGGGGCCTTGATCGCCATCTACTCGGCCGACTCCACCCGTCTCATCCAGCTGTACATCGTGGGTGTCTTCACCTCCTTCACGCTCGGCCAGACCGGCATGGTGCGGCACTGGAACCGCTCCCTGCGCAGCGAGCGTGACCCGATGGTCCGGGCCCGTATCCAGCGCTCACGCCTCATCAACACCATCGGTGCGAGCATGACCGGCCTGGTGCTGGTCATCGTCACGGCGACCAAGTTCACCAAGGGCGCCTACCTCGTCCTCATCGCGATGCCGCTGCTCTACCTGCTCATGCGCGGGATCAACAAGCACTACAGCCGGGTCAGTCGGGAGCTCGACGCGCCGGTGGCCGGATTGACCCTGCCGGCCCGCAATCACGTGGTCGTGCTGGTCTCCAAACTGCACAAGCCGACCCTGCGGGCGCTCTCCTATGCCCGCGCGACCCGGCCGGACACGCTGACCGCGCTGACGGTGAGCATGGACGACGAAGAGACGCGCAGCCTCCTCGCCGACTGGGAGCGGCATGATCTGCCGGTGCCGCTGACGATCATCGAGTCGCCGTTCCGCGAGGTGACCACGCCGGTCGTCGACTATGTCCGCAAACTCCGGGAGGATCGGCCGAACGACGTGGTGAGCGTCTTCATCCCCGAGTACGTCGTCGGGCACTGGTGGGAGCACCTGCTGCACAACCAGTCGGCGCTGCGGCTGAAGGGGCGGCTCCTCTTCCAGCCCGGGGTCATGGTGACGAGCGTCCCGTGGCAGCTGGCCTCCTCGCAGCTCAGCGCCGACGCCGAGCCGACGCTCACCCCGCCCGGATTCGCGGTGGAGAAGGTGGCCCCGCCCGAGGCGGCTTCGGTCGTGGTGACCGATGGAAGCGCGGGCCCGCCGAGTGCCCGCTGA